In Bacillus sp. S3, the sequence GATTTTGACCATACCTGCAGTCGCATCATAAAAGCGGCTGACCAAATTCGCAATCGTTGTCTTGCCTGATCCAGTATGTCCGACAAGCGCTGCCGTTTCCCCTGCTTTGATTGAAAAAGAAACCCCGTTTAATGCCTTCCGTGTTGCATTATAAGAAAACTCTACCTCCTCAAAGTCTATATCTCCTTTGATGGACGGGAGGACCAATGGTTTAGCGGCCTCTGCCACAATCGGCCTTTCATCTAAAAATTCAAAAATACGCTCAGAAGAGGCCATGCCAATGAGAAGCTGATTATACAACTGTCCAAGCCGGGAAATAGGCTCCCAAAACATCCCTAAATAAAAGGCAAAGGATACGAATTCTCCAATCGTACATTCACCGCCCGCTACAAGAAATGCCCCGTACCAGATTAGAATCGCCGTCCCCATAGCATTGGTCATCTCGACAAAGGGTCCAAACATCGCATTTTTTTGTACGGCCTGCTTCCACGTTTGAAAGTTTTCTTGATTGAGTCCCTTAAAAAATTGGATATTTTCCTTTTCCTGAGTGAATGCCTGTGTAACACGAATCCCCTGTATACTTTCATTCAAATGGGAATTCATTTTTGACTGGATATGCCGTACGGACTGCCACGATAGTCGAATTTTCTTTCGCAGGCTTGTAGAAATAAAAAACATGATCGGCAAAATAACCATGATCGCAATAGTGAGTTTGGCGTTCAAAGAAAACAAAATTAAAATGGTAGCAAATAAAAGCAGGAAATCAGTTAATAGATTAATAACTCCACTTGTGAACAACTCTTGCAGGGAGTTAATATCATTCATTATCCGCACCAGAATGGAACCGGCCGAACGCTGGTCAAAGAATCGATGGGATAATGACTGCACATGTGTAAACAAGTGCTTTCGTAAATCATAAATGACATTTTGCCCGAGCTCATTCATCCAGCGGATTCTTAGTAAATTGACTATATACGATAATACATATAGCCCTGAAATAATGAAAACAAGTTTCATTAATAACGTGGTGTCTTTTTCAATAATCGCTTTATCCAGTGTATAGACCCCAATCAAAATTGGAATGATTAAACGGATGGCCGTAGAAATAATCACCGTCAAAAACGAAAGGGGCAGTAAAGTTTTTGAATAGGGTTTTACATACTGTAACAAACGCCACATTTGTTTCCAGTTAAATGATTTATCAATCACTTCATCCTGAGAGTAGTGAAACCGATCTAATATCAGTTGTTTCTTTTGCTTTTCTTCCATGATTCCACCTACCTTACGAGCCTTTCCATAATAGCTTCTTGGTCCTGGTATTGAATATTATACGTTCTTCGATACGGTCCATTGCCGGCCAACAGCTGCTCATGTGTTCCTCGTTCAATAATTCGTCCGTGCTCTAATACTAAAATTTCATCTGCATGTTTCAATGAGGAAATACGATGCGCAATGATAAAGGTGGTTCTCCCCTTCATGACCTCCCGTAAGGCTTGTTGAATTTGAAATTCTGTTTCCATATCCACAGCACTCGTCGAATCATCTAAAATAAGGATGGCCGGATTCAGACAAATGGCACGGGCAATCGCAATCCTTTGTTTTTGCCCTCCAGAAAGACCCATTCCCCGTTCTCCCAGCATCGTGTTATACCCGTCCGGAAGCTCCATAATAAAATCATGTGCTTGAGCCCGTTTAGCAGCATCGATAATTTCATCCATTGACGCATCCGGCCTTCCGTAAGCAATATTCGCTTTAATGGTAGACGAAAACAGAAAGGTTTCCTGTAACACGATTCCAATCTGTGAGCGAAGCATGCTTAACCCATACTCCTTAATTGGACGGCCGTCAATCAGAATATCCCCTGCGGATGTTTCATAAAAGCGAGATAAAAGCTGAATCACGCTGGTTTTTCCGGAACCGGTGGCGCCGATAAAGCCAATGGTTGAACCTGGAGGCGCATCGAAACTTACATCCTGTAGGACGGCTGTTTCTTCTTTATGATACTGGAATGACACATGTCGAAAAACAACATGCCCATCCATTTTCCCACTGCCTCTTACATGATCTTCATCATATATAGTTTCATTCGCTTCTAACACTTCAAGGAGCCTTTCGCCGGAAGCCTTGGCCTGCGAGAACATATTAATGGTAAATCCCAGGTTCATGACAGGCCATAGAATATACCAAACAAGACTGTAAAAGGCTACAAGCTCCCCGGGTTTTACCTCTCCATTTATTACCTGATATCCGCCAAATGCCAATAATGTGACAACAGAGATGTTTCCAATCAGCTCCATTAAAGGAAAATACTTCGACCAAACCGATGCCGTATGAAGCTGTTTCACTCTGTAATCATGATTGGATGCAGTAAAGCGCTCAATCTCGACCCCTTCTTTCGATAAAGCTTTAACCGTGTGGATTCCGCTTATATTTTCCTGTACCTTTGTATTTAAGCGGCCGAACGATTCTCGAATCCCGCGAAACGCCGGATGTACAGCTTTGTCGAACTTATAAACAACAATGCTCAAGAATGGCAGTGCGATAATGGTGACCAGAGTGAGGGAAACAGAGTAATAGAACATGACACACAAACTGGCACCGACCTGAATAACAAACCGGAGTACCTCTGCAAAACCGAATGACACAAAAAAACGGAAGCCCTCCACATCCGCGGTCAACCGGGACATTAAGTCCCCTGTCTTCGCATTATCATAATAGCTGAATGACAGCCGCTGCAGCTTTTCATATAGGGCGTTTCGAAGAAGGTATACTGATTTAATGCCGAACATATCCGCCAAATAATGCTGAATATAGGTTGACAGCCCTTTTACTGCCATAATCATGATAAACCCCAGCGAAATCCATGGCACCCAGCCATATTGTCTGCCAAGTACCACATCATCAATCGTCATTTGTAAAATGACCGGATAAACAACAGTAATACCCGCCATGATTATTAGAAAAAGCGTCGACCAAATGAAGTCCCGTTTATAAGGAAGATAAAACGATTTTAACTTTTTAAAAACTAACATATTTTCCTCCCTTTTGATAAAAATATTTTGCATGCTTTAATGATATATAACGAGACTAGAAATTATTTCTTAAATTTTATATTTCGGCTAACTAAATTTTTAAAAAAAATGATTCCATGGAACAGTCCCTTAACAAATACAATTACTTCTAACAAAAAAAAACAGGCCAATTTTGCAAAGGACGTGGCCTGTTTCAATTTTTATTGATGAAAACTCACTGCCTTCATTCCATTCCGGAATCTTAAAGACTTACCTATTTCAACTGGTGTAATCTCAGCCGCTGAAAATGGCTTTAAAGATACCGCGAATTGAAAATCTTTACATTCTAGCTGATACGGTTTCGTCAAATCGGGACCACAGCTTGCAGAGCCAATTCCATTCTGCCCGTAATCAAGATGAAAGGTAATAGAATCTTGTTTTTTCAAATCGTACGTATGCTGTGCTTGATCAAGATTTTCGGTTGTATAATAGTGCGCACTGAAATCGAGCATCGGATTACCTGCTGCCACAAAGCCTATTCCACTAGGGTCCGTAACGGCAACCCAGCGGACCTCATGGCGATTGCCGTTTTCCTGCGGATAGATATAGGGAGTAAAAAGCTCCTCCACCTTTTTAGCATAAACGCTAACCCGGTTAGCTTGTTTGCTGTCGCTATAGGCCTCCCCCGGACCACGCCCATACCAAGTCACATCATCAAAATAAACTGGCAGCTTCATTTGCAAGCCAATCCGCGGCAGTGTTTTGGGTCCATCACCCTCTAGAGAGGCTTGTACGTCGATATCTATTTCACCATTACTATCAATCATATACGTGTATGTGGCGCGGATTCCCCAAGCAAGGATGGGCGGGGCAATGCGAACACTTGAAGTAATCACTACCCTGTCTTTATTCTCCGTTTGCTGCCATTCCACACCATCAACACGGTGCTGCAGCCAGTGGAGACCAAATTGCCTCCAGCTGACAGCGGAGCGGTGATCATTATCAATTAATGCCCGCCAAAATTGCAGCTTCGGGCCCGCTTCTAACAGGGGAAGTCCTTGATAGGTCCATGTATCCATTGTTCCATCGATAAGATTGAAGGCAATAGAGAAATCTTCACCCTTTATTACCAATCTGTTATGGGTTTCCACACATTCAAGCGGTGCAGGCAGCGGCTGAACTGCCTTTTCACGGTATGTTTTTTTTACAGGCAATTCAAATTGTGCCCATGCCATTTCATGTCCTGTTTTCGCCCATACCGTATCAACGCCCAATGTAAACTGCAGGTGCAGCCAATAATCCGTATTTGGTTTGATGTGGGAAGGAAGCGTAAATGGAATCGAAAGCCGTGTACTTTCACCTGGCGCGATATTCGGTGCCGGCATCACGCCTTGTTCAATCGGCTTACCATCAGCCTCAATCGACCAAGATACGTTCAAATGTGCTAAGGAAATAAAATCATACCGGTTGGTGATTATTACTTCCCCTGTTTTTACATTCACCGCTTCCACATGTACCGGTTCGATGACTTTCTTATACTCAATTAATCCAGGTGAAGGGGTCCGGTCCGGATTCACGAGCCCGTCGATAACAAAGTTATAATCATTCGGGGTATCGCCGAAATCGCCCCCGTAGGCAAAGTATTCCTCACCCGCTTCCGTCAAGCGACGAATGCCATGATCACACCATTCCCAGACAAAGCCTCCCTGCAATCGTCTATATTTGTAAATCAGATCCCAATAGTCTTTGATTCCCCCGGGGCCATTTCCCATCGCATGAACATATTCACAAAGAATATGCGGTTTCGCTAGATCTGTTCTCTTTCCCCATTTTTCGAGAATTTCTAGAGATGTATACATGGATGAATGAACGTCCGAAACGGATGGATCTCTTTTTGGATCATTATCGTCCTCGCGCATAATGCTCGCCGACTCACCTTCGTAATGGACGAGACGCGTCGGGTCATTTTCTTTCATCCACTCACCCATGGCATCATGATTACGTCCATATCCTGATTCGTTCCCTAAGGACCACATAATAATTGATGGATGATTCTTATCACGGGCAACCATCCTTTTGGCCCTGTCGACATATGCCTCTTCCCATTCAGAATCATCGCTTAACATATTGCTTGGACCCACATAATCGATCCCGTGGGTTTCCAGGTCTGCTTCATCAATGACATACATGCCATACGTATCACAAAGATCATAAAACCTTGGATCATTTGGATAATGAGCTGTTCTTACAGCGTTAATATGATGCTGCTTCATTAAAATAATGTCATTCTCCATGGCAGCAAGCGGCACAGCACGACCCAAATCCGGGTGAGAATCATGCCGGTTGACCCCTTTTAGCTTGATTGCCGCACCATTGACAAGGAAAACACCATCCTTAAGTTCAATCGAACGAAATCCGGTTTTATTTGGCACTACTTCTACAATGTTTCCACCCGCATCTTTCAGGCTAACCAGCAAATGATAGATATATGGATGTTCCGCAGACCATTTTTTGGGACTTTCCACCGGGATATCGATAGTCGCTTTGACAGTTTGATCACTTGGAGCGGCCACTAGCTGTGAATGGACAGAAACTAAGTTTCCTTCCCGATCAAGCAGGCGGTATTCAAGTTGATAGTTTTCCAGTTGTTGATGACTGCCATTTTCGATTGCTGTCTCAATTTTAAGAATCGCATCTTCATAGTTTTCATCCAGATTGGTTGTAACGAACAGGTCTTGAATATGCACCTTCGGCTTCGCTAACAGATACACATCCCGGAAGATACCGCTTAACCACCACATATCCTGATCTTCTAGATAACTGCCATCAGACCATTGATACACCCTGACTGCTAAGGTATTATTCCCTTCACGAATAGCGGAAGAGATATCAAATTCTGCCGGGATTCGGCTTCCCTGACTATAACCAACCTCAATCCCATTTACCCAAACATGAAAGGCACTATCCACACCTTCAAAACGTAGAATAATCTTTTGCTGCATCCATTCCGGTGGAATATAGAAACTTCTCCTATAAGAACCTGTTGGATTTTCGGTTGGTACATAAGGAGGATCCACTGGAAACGGGTATTGAACATTCGTGTAGTGCGGCTTCCCATACCCATTCATCTGCCAGTTAGAGGGAACCATAAGCTCATCCCACCCGCTCACATCAAAGCTATCTTGATAAAAACGGTCTGGTCCATGGAAGGGATTTTCAGCATAATGAAATTTCCACATTCCATTTAACAGCTTAAACCCTTTGGAATTTGCCCTTTCATACGTTAATGCTGATAGAGTATCCGTAAACGAATAGAAGTAAGCTCGCTCAGGCAATCGTCCTCTTTGAAGGATAGAAATGTTTTCCCAGTCATTTTTCTTAGTCTGAACCACTTAAAGATCTCCCTTCCATACTGCCCATTAATGCGGGACAGATTATCTTTGTATTTCTTCTGTAAACGCCTGATGGGCAATTAGAAGTGATCCCGTAATCCCTGCATCATCGCCTAGTCCAGGGCGCACTATGTATTCTGTTAAGTCTGGCAAAGAAACATAATCAGAAAGAAACTCCTGCAAATACTTATAAATAGAAGAGAATACTTGTTTCTGATTCATCACCCCGCCGCCCAGAATAATCCGTTTTGGTGATAGGATTAAAATATACTGCATCAGTGCTTGGGCAATATAGTAGCCTTCTAAATCCCATACTTCCTTTCGATCCACCAAGTCAATCCCCTTGGCTTTCCAGCGTTCTTCAATTGCGGGGCCAGCCGCAAGACCTTCTAAACAATCTCCATGATAGGGGCACTTACCTTGATAGTGATCATTCGGATGACGCCTTACAAGGATATGGCCCATTTCTGGATGTGACAGGCCTTGAAGAAGCTTGCCTTGAACCACGGCACCCGCTCCAATTCCCGTACCAACTGTAATGTACAAGCAGCTGTCCAAGCCTTTAGCCGCACCGAGGGTGGCCTCCCCTAAAGCTGCCGCATTCACATCTGTATTGAAACCAATCGGTACCGAAAAGGCATCTCTCAATGCTTGAACAAACGGATAGCCCGTCCATGCCAGCTTCGGTGTAGATGTAATCGTTCCATATGTCGGACTTTCTCGATTGACATCAATAGGGCCAAATGAACCAACCCCAATTGCATCAAGTTCATATTTCTTAAAAAATGCCATTACCTCAGCCATCGTCTCCTCAGGCACTGTGGTTGGGATCTTGATTCGCTCAATAATTGTGCCCGACTCATCTCCAACCGCACAAACAAATTTTGTTCCTCCTGCTTCAATTGCACCATACATTTTTTGGTTTCCTCCAAATCATTATTAGTTAATGCTTTTGTGCACCCGTAAGAAATGAAACAAGGCGCCCATTAAGTTTGCGTCGTTATCAAATTGGCAGGCTTCCACCTCAATAGACAGCGTCGAGATATCATCCTTTAATCCCTTCAATTCGCGATTAATCCCGCTAATGACTTCCCGGCGCTTACTAATCCCGCCTCCGATAAGAATCTTTTCAGGATCTAAAGCATATTTCAAATTATAAATTCCAATCGCTATCCGTTTATAAAATTGTGCAATACTTTCTAGAGCAATGGAGTCTCCCGACTCTGCCAGACGAAATACTTCCTCTCCGTCTAATGAACAGTGTGTCAGTGATTTCTTCCTTTCAACTTCTCGGACAAGGGCATTCGTGGAGGCTGATTGACTCCAGGTTGAATGAAGCGGATTCTTCCCCGCTTGGAGGGCTCCGCCCATGATCATGTACCCAAACTCACCGCCATGAAGCGTTGCCCCGCGTAATATGGAATGGTTCATGACAATGCTGCCACCAATGCCTGTACCAATCACAATACAAATAAAGTAATCCACATCTTTAGCCGCCCCTAACCAGCCTTCCGCCAAAGCAGCGCAATTGGCATCATTTTCAATCGATACCGGAAGACCTGTCCGTTCCTTTATCAGGCTAGTCATGGGAACTCCATGAATATAAGGAAGAGCACTTGCACCGCCAATAAATCCTGTTTTCACTTCGACAGCACCGGGTGAACTTAAAGCAATGCCCTGGAGTTCATAGGAATCTCTCAAATCTTTTACGATCTCACAAATGGTTTGCAAAAAAGGCTCTAATCCTTCCTTCGGTGTTGGAAACTTCCCGCTGACCAGTTTGTTCCCCTCTTGATCCATTACAGCATATTTTATATACGTGCCGCCGATATCAAATACCATATAAGCTTTCATCGGAATCCCCTCTTTAAGAATTTCGTTTGCCTTGGAACCTGGTTAAAAACCGTTATGATCAGACAACTGTTTATACCATCTGCCTGATTTCTTAATGGTACGTTTTAAATCATTGTTTAAATCTACTTCTACTAATCCATAGCGATTCTTATATGCATTTGCCCATGACCAGTTGTCCACAAATGTCCAAAGGTGATAGCCAAGGCATTTGGCCCCTTCCTCTAGTCCTTTATGCACCCATTTCAGGTGTTCTTGAATAAATTCAATCCGATAATCATCCTCAATAAA encodes:
- a CDS encoding ABC transporter ATP-binding protein; this encodes MEEKQKKQLILDRFHYSQDEVIDKSFNWKQMWRLLQYVKPYSKTLLPLSFLTVIISTAIRLIIPILIGVYTLDKAIIEKDTTLLMKLVFIISGLYVLSYIVNLLRIRWMNELGQNVIYDLRKHLFTHVQSLSHRFFDQRSAGSILVRIMNDINSLQELFTSGVINLLTDFLLLFATILILFSLNAKLTIAIMVILPIMFFISTSLRKKIRLSWQSVRHIQSKMNSHLNESIQGIRVTQAFTQEKENIQFFKGLNQENFQTWKQAVQKNAMFGPFVEMTNAMGTAILIWYGAFLVAGGECTIGEFVSFAFYLGMFWEPISRLGQLYNQLLIGMASSERIFEFLDERPIVAEAAKPLVLPSIKGDIDFEEVEFSYNATRKALNGVSFSIKAGETAALVGHTGSGKTTIANLVSRFYDATAGMVKIDGHPIQELSIACLRSQISVVLQDTFIFSGTIMENIRFGNPQASDGEVLAAAKAVGADDFINRLSNGYQTEVEERGNILSVGERQLLSFARALLADPKILILDEATASIDTEAEVKIQQALKTLLKGRTAIMIAHRLSTIRGADKIIVLDHGNILEQGNHDTLMTKQGIYNELVKAQYKMLDVG
- a CDS encoding ROK family protein, yielding MYGAIEAGGTKFVCAVGDESGTIIERIKIPTTVPEETMAEVMAFFKKYELDAIGVGSFGPIDVNRESPTYGTITSTPKLAWTGYPFVQALRDAFSVPIGFNTDVNAAALGEATLGAAKGLDSCLYITVGTGIGAGAVVQGKLLQGLSHPEMGHILVRRHPNDHYQGKCPYHGDCLEGLAAGPAIEERWKAKGIDLVDRKEVWDLEGYYIAQALMQYILILSPKRIILGGGVMNQKQVFSSIYKYLQEFLSDYVSLPDLTEYIVRPGLGDDAGITGSLLIAHQAFTEEIQR
- a CDS encoding ROK family protein — translated: MKAYMVFDIGGTYIKYAVMDQEGNKLVSGKFPTPKEGLEPFLQTICEIVKDLRDSYELQGIALSSPGAVEVKTGFIGGASALPYIHGVPMTSLIKERTGLPVSIENDANCAALAEGWLGAAKDVDYFICIVIGTGIGGSIVMNHSILRGATLHGGEFGYMIMGGALQAGKNPLHSTWSQSASTNALVREVERKKSLTHCSLDGEEVFRLAESGDSIALESIAQFYKRIAIGIYNLKYALDPEKILIGGGISKRREVISGINRELKGLKDDISTLSIEVEACQFDNDANLMGALFHFLRVHKSIN
- a CDS encoding ABC transporter ATP-binding protein; protein product: MLVFKKLKSFYLPYKRDFIWSTLFLIIMAGITVVYPVILQMTIDDVVLGRQYGWVPWISLGFIMIMAVKGLSTYIQHYLADMFGIKSVYLLRNALYEKLQRLSFSYYDNAKTGDLMSRLTADVEGFRFFVSFGFAEVLRFVIQVGASLCVMFYYSVSLTLVTIIALPFLSIVVYKFDKAVHPAFRGIRESFGRLNTKVQENISGIHTVKALSKEGVEIERFTASNHDYRVKQLHTASVWSKYFPLMELIGNISVVTLLAFGGYQVINGEVKPGELVAFYSLVWYILWPVMNLGFTINMFSQAKASGERLLEVLEANETIYDEDHVRGSGKMDGHVVFRHVSFQYHKEETAVLQDVSFDAPPGSTIGFIGATGSGKTSVIQLLSRFYETSAGDILIDGRPIKEYGLSMLRSQIGIVLQETFLFSSTIKANIAYGRPDASMDEIIDAAKRAQAHDFIMELPDGYNTMLGERGMGLSGGQKQRIAIARAICLNPAILILDDSTSAVDMETEFQIQQALREVMKGRTTFIIAHRISSLKHADEILVLEHGRIIERGTHEQLLAGNGPYRRTYNIQYQDQEAIMERLVR
- the ebgA gene encoding beta-galactosidase subunit alpha encodes the protein MVQTKKNDWENISILQRGRLPERAYFYSFTDTLSALTYERANSKGFKLLNGMWKFHYAENPFHGPDRFYQDSFDVSGWDELMVPSNWQMNGYGKPHYTNVQYPFPVDPPYVPTENPTGSYRRSFYIPPEWMQQKIILRFEGVDSAFHVWVNGIEVGYSQGSRIPAEFDISSAIREGNNTLAVRVYQWSDGSYLEDQDMWWLSGIFRDVYLLAKPKVHIQDLFVTTNLDENYEDAILKIETAIENGSHQQLENYQLEYRLLDREGNLVSVHSQLVAAPSDQTVKATIDIPVESPKKWSAEHPYIYHLLVSLKDAGGNIVEVVPNKTGFRSIELKDGVFLVNGAAIKLKGVNRHDSHPDLGRAVPLAAMENDIILMKQHHINAVRTAHYPNDPRFYDLCDTYGMYVIDEADLETHGIDYVGPSNMLSDDSEWEEAYVDRAKRMVARDKNHPSIIMWSLGNESGYGRNHDAMGEWMKENDPTRLVHYEGESASIMREDDNDPKRDPSVSDVHSSMYTSLEILEKWGKRTDLAKPHILCEYVHAMGNGPGGIKDYWDLIYKYRRLQGGFVWEWCDHGIRRLTEAGEEYFAYGGDFGDTPNDYNFVIDGLVNPDRTPSPGLIEYKKVIEPVHVEAVNVKTGEVIITNRYDFISLAHLNVSWSIEADGKPIEQGVMPAPNIAPGESTRLSIPFTLPSHIKPNTDYWLHLQFTLGVDTVWAKTGHEMAWAQFELPVKKTYREKAVQPLPAPLECVETHNRLVIKGEDFSIAFNLIDGTMDTWTYQGLPLLEAGPKLQFWRALIDNDHRSAVSWRQFGLHWLQHRVDGVEWQQTENKDRVVITSSVRIAPPILAWGIRATYTYMIDSNGEIDIDVQASLEGDGPKTLPRIGLQMKLPVYFDDVTWYGRGPGEAYSDSKQANRVSVYAKKVEELFTPYIYPQENGNRHEVRWVAVTDPSGIGFVAAGNPMLDFSAHYYTTENLDQAQHTYDLKKQDSITFHLDYGQNGIGSASCGPDLTKPYQLECKDFQFAVSLKPFSAAEITPVEIGKSLRFRNGMKAVSFHQ